In Emcibacter nanhaiensis, the sequence GTCGGCGGGGTCAAACCGGTAGACGCAGATCGTCATGGGGCATTACTGCGGGAGGCCGTTAACGGCCATGCTGACAATGTGAATGTGGGCCGGCTTTTTGAGGGTATCAATTTTTCCGATGACCCCATGGGGATTGCGGGAAGCGACGCCTGGTCATTCATGCCGGCGGGCAGGGGCCGGGAAATAGAAGCTTCAGACATTCCCATGTTTGTCTGGGCGGGGTGGTATGATGCCGCTACCGCGGATGGAGCATTGTCCAGGTTTCAGACGTTCTCTAACCCGCAAAGAGTCATCATAGGAGCCTTTTCTCATGGTGGTGCTCATGACACTGACCCCTTCCGTGACGCCAATAGTGCACCCGATATCTCTCCTGAAGAACAACTGGACATGATCGCGGCGTATTTTGACAAATTTCTGCGAGACGGGGGGGCTGGGCAGCCAGAACATTCCATCCGCTATTATGAGCTTGGTTCGGGAAAATGGTACGAGAGTGAAGTCTGGCCTCCTGCCGGGGTAAGGGCACGCACCTATTATCTGGCACAGGATAATCAGCTCTTGGGGGAAGCCGGGGAAGCCGGTGGCGAAGATCATTATACAGTGGATTATTCGGCAACGATGGGAACTTCCACGCGCTGGCATACTAACTTTGGTGGTGGAGATGTCTTTTATCCGAACAGGGCAGGACAGGATAAGAAGCTGCTTGTCTATCAAGGTGCTCCGCTGCAGGAAGGCCTGCATATCGTCGGGGCACCTGTTCTGAGCCTCTCGCTAAAAAATTCCCATCCGGATCCAGTCATTTTTGCTTACCTGGAGGCCGTCTCTCCGGAAGGGGCCGTGCTTTACATCACGGAGGGGGAGTTGAGGGCAATTCACCGTAAAATCAGCGGTGAGGGAGCTTCCTATGTACAGGACGGCCCCCGACATAGTTACAAAAGATCGGACTCTCAACCGGTGCCGGTTGATGAAGTCATTGAATTGAAAATCCGCCTTGCTTCAGTGGCGGCCATGATTCCCGAGGGCTGGCGTGTGCGACTGTCTCTGTCAGGTGCGGATGCCGACATGTTCAAGCGTTGGCCTGAAGACGGAACTGTACTGCAGTGGACGGTGAAACATGGAGGCGACGATTCCTCCAGGCTGGAATTGCCGGTCAGGGAGTAGTCGTCTGATGTTCGGGGATGTTCCGTAAAAGGAGAAATAGTGATGCCGGAGGAAATGACGGACCCAGATGAAAGAGAGTCAAGAACTGTCATTGAATGCGCGGGGCGTGCTAGAGAGGCGGCTTGCCAATTAATGAAGATAGGCTCAATAAATATACCTAACTTGTAAACAGAAAATACTGCGGGGACGTAGCGAGTTCTGGGAGTGTGATTTTCCAAGTCTCGCCTATAAGAATATAATATAAAAAAAGACTTAGATTAGTTGAAAGTTAAAGCCTAGTTGTAGGGGCACATAGGATTTGACTAATTTTTTGAACTATAATATGAATATGACCTCAAGTTTTATAAAATAGATAATATATTTTAGGAGAAGGAAGAAGGAAATGGTTCTGAGTAGGGTAGACGCATTTATTTTTGCTTTGACAGCCACGACATCATCTGTTGCGCTTATGGCGTCCCAGGCTATGGCCGAGGATGTGGACAGTGACGGTGAGATTATGGTGATGGAAGAGGTGGTGGTTTCCGCGCAGCGGCGCGACACCACGATCCTGGAAGTGCCGGTATCGGTGACTGCTATTGGTGGAACCGAGCTCGAGAATACGTCAGCAACCAGTATCATGGACTATGCGGCAAAGATTCCAGGTCTCAATCTTGTGGGCGGTGGTACGCCGGGGCAGGTGACTCTGACACTGCGCGGCGTTTCGTCAAGTGTCGGCGGTGGCGCCAATGTGGCAACGTATATCGACGAAACGCCTGTGGGATCCAGCTCTATTTATTCCAGGGCAAGCATCCTGCAACTGGATTTTTTCCCCTATGATATCGAGCGTCTGGAGATCGTGCGTGGTCCGCAGGGAACACTCTATGGTGCCAGCGCTATGGGGGGGCTGATAAAATATGTAACCAAAAAACCAAACCTGCAGGAAGTGAGAATGCGGGGTGGCGCCGGATTGCGCTCTGTGGAAGGCGGCGGTGACCTCGGATACAATGTGCAGGGCTCTGTGAGTGTGCCGCTCGTAAAAGACAGTCTCGGCATGTCAGTGAGCGGATATCACTCCAATACACCGGGCTACATCGATAACTATCGCCGGGGTGAGGATGATATAAATGAGGTTCGGCAAAGCGGTGCCCGGGTGGCCCTGCAGTGGAATCCCAGTGAGAAAA encodes:
- a CDS encoding CocE/NonD family hydrolase, coding for MSQLKKWMFRLLKAFTATVLVIVALIVIVDQLVKTPGEKILSPGVTRNSAQYIVMRDGVKIAVDVWLPREYEPGQKLPSIMYMTRYWRASELGILRHVAVGLGLAEDPNLTLLVRLFNEKGYAFVKVDARGSGASFGGRQTELSPDEVADYGEIADWIVRQTWSNGRIGALGVSYLGNTAELLTTTQRGAVRVVAPMYSDFDPVYQLIQPGGAKNKYMDNWGEAVGHMDRNETCALLEIKGVLCTLSGLWVGGVKPVDADRHGALLREAVNGHADNVNVGRLFEGINFSDDPMGIAGSDAWSFMPAGRGREIEASDIPMFVWAGWYDAATADGALSRFQTFSNPQRVIIGAFSHGGAHDTDPFRDANSAPDISPEEQLDMIAAYFDKFLRDGGAGQPEHSIRYYELGSGKWYESEVWPPAGVRARTYYLAQDNQLLGEAGEAGGEDHYTVDYSATMGTSTRWHTNFGGGDVFYPNRAGQDKKLLVYQGAPLQEGLHIVGAPVLSLSLKNSHPDPVIFAYLEAVSPEGAVLYITEGELRAIHRKISGEGASYVQDGPRHSYKRSDSQPVPVDEVIELKIRLASVAAMIPEGWRVRLSLSGADADMFKRWPEDGTVLQWTVKHGGDDSSRLELPVRE